The following proteins are encoded in a genomic region of Actinomadura sp. NAK00032:
- a CDS encoding transposase, protein MSAPIDTVDRAVLILVWEVGVHRSFKFLLRPTARQAGSLAACLEDHRQLYNAALEHRRTAYRKAGVTVRYGDQSAELKHIRAGDEGGQGRWSFSSQQATLRRLDRAFAAFFRRAKAGQRAGFPRFKGRGWFDTVQWPRDGDGCRWDSQPEHPSAVFVRLQGVGHVRVHRHRPVHGVVKTISVKREGRRWYVILSCDGVPALPLPATGAAAGIDMGVASLATTSDGEHMANPRHLSASAGRLARAQRDLARKKRGSGRHRKAVARVAALHAKVRRQRLDDAHKAALALVRAYDVIAHEDLRIANMTHSASGTAEQPGRNVAQKSGLNRSILDAGWGVFLTILAHKAESAGRELIAVNPAHTSRTCPQCGHCANENRLTQAAFACTACGHTAQADVNAAINILRAGLALRNAAQAA, encoded by the coding sequence TTGTCGGCGCCGATCGATACCGTCGACCGGGCCGTTCTGATTCTGGTGTGGGAGGTGGGTGTGCACAGGTCGTTCAAGTTCCTGCTGCGCCCCACCGCGCGGCAGGCCGGATCCTTGGCGGCGTGTCTGGAGGATCACCGGCAGTTGTACAACGCCGCTCTTGAGCACCGCCGCACCGCCTACCGCAAAGCCGGGGTGACAGTCCGGTACGGGGACCAGTCCGCCGAGTTGAAACATATCCGTGCCGGTGATGAGGGCGGGCAGGGCCGCTGGTCGTTCAGTTCCCAGCAGGCCACGCTCCGCCGCCTGGACAGGGCGTTCGCGGCGTTCTTCCGCCGCGCCAAGGCTGGGCAGCGCGCCGGGTTCCCCCGTTTCAAGGGACGGGGTTGGTTCGACACGGTGCAATGGCCTCGGGACGGTGACGGGTGCCGGTGGGACTCCCAACCCGAACACCCCTCGGCGGTGTTCGTGCGGCTCCAGGGGGTCGGGCACGTCCGGGTCCACCGGCACAGACCCGTTCATGGTGTGGTGAAGACGATCAGCGTGAAGCGAGAAGGGCGCCGCTGGTACGTGATCCTGTCGTGCGACGGGGTGCCCGCCCTGCCCCTGCCCGCCACGGGCGCGGCCGCCGGGATCGACATGGGTGTGGCGTCCCTGGCCACCACCAGTGACGGGGAGCACATGGCCAACCCTCGCCACCTTTCGGCATCCGCCGGACGCCTCGCCCGCGCCCAACGCGACCTGGCCCGCAAGAAGCGAGGGTCGGGGCGGCACCGCAAGGCGGTGGCGCGGGTGGCCGCGCTGCACGCCAAAGTTCGCCGACAGCGGTTGGACGATGCGCACAAGGCCGCGCTCGCGCTGGTCCGCGCCTACGACGTGATCGCGCACGAGGACCTGCGGATCGCGAACATGACCCACTCTGCGTCCGGTACGGCCGAGCAGCCGGGCCGCAACGTCGCGCAGAAGTCGGGCCTGAACCGCAGCATCCTGGACGCGGGGTGGGGGGTGTTCCTGACGATCCTCGCGCACAAGGCTGAAAGCGCCGGTCGAGAGCTGATCGCGGTGAACCCCGCCCATACCTCCCGCACCTGCCCCCAATGTGGGCACTGCGCCAATGAGAACCGCCTCACCCAGGCCGCGTTCGCGTGCACAGCGTGCGGTCACACCGCACAGGCCGACGTCAACGCGGCCATCAACATCCTCAGGGCAGGGCTTGCCCTTCGCAACGCCGCGCAAGCGGCTTAG